One genomic segment of Carassius auratus strain Wakin chromosome 29, ASM336829v1, whole genome shotgun sequence includes these proteins:
- the LOC113048334 gene encoding cerebellin-2-like, with translation MKGWLCILLLSEAFLFVVQQQVNGGRGENEISQHLSNDDRRLNPPQTDTLTDEVSTHSQQDLSFSDIHAALRELTATVTEQKANIRALETRLRDAEKTAEQQTVILEELNKKNDDREIAFSAALMESGSGEIGPFTTDITLTYRNVFTNIGNAYNPFTGIFTAPLKGAYMFNFSVYGHGNPSNPSTVSIVKNGQRVVVAHGHQDRYAVNSSKGIVLILEVGDVVYVRLWSGRQIYDNEHNHITFSGYLLFPLREQEVCRM, from the exons ATGAAGGGTTGGTTATGTATACTGCTGCTGTCGGAAGCCTTTCTGTTTGTGGTACAGCAGCAGGTAAATGGAGGTCGCGGTGAGAATGAGATCAGTCAACATCTCAGCAATGATGACAGAAGACTAAATCCACCACAGACAGATACTCTGACAGATGAAGTTTCAACTCACAGCCAACAAGACCTGAGCTTCTCTGACATCCATGCAGCACTGAGAGAACTGACCGCCACAGTTACAGAGCAGAAAGCCAACATCAGAGCTTTAGAGACACGACTGAGGGATGCAGAGAAAACTGCAGAACAACAGACAGTCATCCTGGAAGAGCTGAACAAGAAAAATGATG ACAGAGAGATAGCATTTTCAGCTGCTCTGATGGAATCTGGCAGTGGAGAAATCGGTCCTTTCACCACTGACATCACACTAACCTACAGGAACGTCTTCACAAACATAGGGAACGCCTACAACCCATTTACAG GTATTTTCACAGCCCCACTGAAAGGAGCGTACATGTTCAACTTTTCTGTCTATGGTCATGGGAATCCCTCAAATCCATCAACTGTCTCCATTGTGAAGAATGGACAGCGGGTGGTCGTAGCACATGGCCATCAGGATCGGTATGCTGTAAACTCCTCGAAAGGCATTGTGTTGATCCTGGAGGTCGGAGATGTCGTATATGTGAGACTATGGTCTGGAAGGCAGATATATGATAACGAGCATAACCACATTACTTTCAGTGGTTACCTACTGTTTCCATTAAGAGAACAGGAGGTTTGCAGGATGTGA